GATAAAATAGGGATATACCGTCTTCTCCATGGAAAAACCATGGGGAAGATCAGTACGCGCATCGGATGAATATTAAGAAATACACACATAATAAGACCTTTAAGCTGGAAGACGGGTCGGTATTGCCCGACCTCGAAATAGCTTACCAGACCTACGGCAGGCTGAACGACAAGAGAGACAATGTAATTTGGGTATGTCATGCTCTTACCGCCAATTCAGATGTTCTCGACTGGTGGAAAGGCTTATTCGGCGAAAATGACCTTTTTAATCCCAAAGATCATTATATTGTTTGTGCTAATATTTTAGGTTCTCATTACGGCACTACTAATCCACTCTCCGAGAATCCGCAAACTGGCAGTCCTTATTACATGTCATTCCCAAAATTCAACACAAGGGATCTGGCAGCGGTACAGAGAATACTTGCCGACTATCTGGATATTGAAGAGATCAGCGTGCTGATAGGCGGATCATTAGGCGGACAGCAGGCAATGGAATGGGCTATTGCCGAGCCAGACCGTATTAAACGGCTGATCCTGATTGCCACCAACGCCGTTCATTCGCCATGGGGAGTAGCTTTTAATGAAAGCCAGCGGCTGGCTATTTCTGCCGATCCTACTTTTCATTCCAACCACCCCGACGGAGGGAAAAACGGACTGAAGGCAGCAAGAAGTATCGCGTTGCTCTCATACCGCAACTACGATACCTACGGCATTTCACAGCAGGAAGTTTCAAATGACAAGACCGACGACTTCAAAGCTTCTTCTTATCAGAACTACCAGGGCGAAAAGCTGGTAAAGCGTTTCAATGCCTACAGTTACTGGTATCTGAGCAAGGCAATGGACAGCCATAATGTTGGAAGGGGCCGCGGGCTCGCTGATGAAGTACTTAAGAAGATAAAGGCCGTAACGCTTGTAATTGGTATCACGTCTGATCTGTTGTTTCCACCGGCAGAACAGCGCTTTTTGGCGGAACATATCCCAGATGCAAGCTACACAGAAATAAGTTCATTTTACGGACACGACGGCTTCCTGATAGAAACAGAAATCTTAACAAAAGAGATTGGCTCTTTCCTGAAGCGCACTGCTTATGGGAGTCATATAGTAACATTACATAAAATAGCATAATACGAATGAGCAACAAATTAACAATCGGATTATTTGGTTTTGGTGTGGTAGGGCAAGGTTTGAACGATATAATCCAGACAAAAGACCTTAATCTTGAAATAAAGAAGATCGCAATTAAGAATCCCGAAAAGAAACGCAGTCTTCCTGAAGAGCTTTTCACCACCGATGCTTCAGTCATCCTGAACGATCCCGAAATCAATACCGTTGTTGAACTGATAAATGACACCGAGGCGGCCTTCCAGATTGTTTCAACAGCCCTCAAAAATGGAAAGAACGTTGTCTCAGCCAGTAAGAAGATGATAGCCCTTCATCTCGAAGAACTGCTTCATCTTCAGGAAGAATACGGCACATCGCTGCTTTACGAAGGCGCTGTCTGCGGTAGTATCCCCATCATCCGGAACCTTGAGGAATATTACGACAACGAGCTTCTTTACTCGGTAAGGGGTATTTTCAACGGATCTTCTAATTACATCCTTTCGAAGATATTCAATGAAAACCTTGGATATGATACTGCTTTAAAGCAGGCACAGGACCTTGGCTTTGCTGAAACCGACCCGATTTCAGACGTCGGCGGGTTCGATCCTAAGTATAAGCTCGTTATAGCGGCGTCTCATGCATACGGAATTATTACCCGCCCGGAAGATGTCCTCAATGTAGGCATTCAAACCCTCTCCGCGCGCGACATTCAGTATGCACGTGAGAAAAACTATAAGATCAAGCTGGTACCCACGGCGCTTGAATTCGGCGAACGCCAGGTGGTACTTTATGTCATCCCGAAACTCATCAGGTCCGATGATTTCCTATATAACGTCGAAAACGAGTACAATGGCGTAATCGTTCAGGCTGCATTTGCCGATCAGCAGTTTTTCTTCGGCAAAGGAGCCGGAGGCCATCCAACTGGTTCAGCAGTATTGTCCGATATTGCCGCCCTGAGGTATGGTTACAAATACGAGTATAAAAAATACCGTAACAACCGTGGATTCATTCAATCTAACGATTATACCCTGAAGGTATATTTCAGATACGAGGATGACAGCCTCATTGAAAAATTAAATTTTAAAGGAGTAACGGAGCGCTTCTATGCGCCTGATTTCAAATATATTATTGGTAACGTAGAGTTAAGTGATTTGATAG
The window above is part of the Arcticibacter tournemirensis genome. Proteins encoded here:
- a CDS encoding homoserine O-acetyltransferase family protein produces the protein MNIKKYTHNKTFKLEDGSVLPDLEIAYQTYGRLNDKRDNVIWVCHALTANSDVLDWWKGLFGENDLFNPKDHYIVCANILGSHYGTTNPLSENPQTGSPYYMSFPKFNTRDLAAVQRILADYLDIEEISVLIGGSLGGQQAMEWAIAEPDRIKRLILIATNAVHSPWGVAFNESQRLAISADPTFHSNHPDGGKNGLKAARSIALLSYRNYDTYGISQQEVSNDKTDDFKASSYQNYQGEKLVKRFNAYSYWYLSKAMDSHNVGRGRGLADEVLKKIKAVTLVIGITSDLLFPPAEQRFLAEHIPDASYTEISSFYGHDGFLIETEILTKEIGSFLKRTAYGSHIVTLHKIA
- a CDS encoding homoserine dehydrogenase yields the protein MSNKLTIGLFGFGVVGQGLNDIIQTKDLNLEIKKIAIKNPEKKRSLPEELFTTDASVILNDPEINTVVELINDTEAAFQIVSTALKNGKNVVSASKKMIALHLEELLHLQEEYGTSLLYEGAVCGSIPIIRNLEEYYDNELLYSVRGIFNGSSNYILSKIFNENLGYDTALKQAQDLGFAETDPISDVGGFDPKYKLVIAASHAYGIITRPEDVLNVGIQTLSARDIQYAREKNYKIKLVPTALEFGERQVVLYVIPKLIRSDDFLYNVENEYNGVIVQAAFADQQFFFGKGAGGHPTGSAVLSDIAALRYGYKYEYKKYRNNRGFIQSNDYTLKVYFRYEDDSLIEKLNFKGVTERFYAPDFKYIIGNVELSDLIANQDLLNNDGIFIAEIA